Below is a genomic region from Polluticoccus soli.
TTCTTTTACATCATCGCTGTATTGCTTCTGGGCGCTTTGCTGGCGCTGTTCTTCCATGCGTTTTTTTACGGCTTCCAGTTTGTTCTTCAGCTGCTCCTGCGCTTTGGCAAGCTCCTGCAATTGCTGCTGCTGCTCCCAGTCCATATCGCCCGACTGCAGCATTTTGCTCTGCATGTCTTTGTATTCACTTTGCAGCTGCTTCATTTGCTCGGAGCTGTTGCTCATACCTGAATTGATCTGCTCAGCATTGGCGTTGATGGCAGAATCCAGCTGCTGCGGGCTGTACATATGATAAGCCATGACCTCGCTGCGCGACGCCTTGCTGCCGTGTACACCGTCATTATCCCATGCTTCTACGAAGTACGTTATCTTTTCGCCTGGTTGCAGGTTTAGCACTCCGATATCAAAATAGTGCTGGAAGGTGGTGAGTGCACCGCCTGTATTATTCAGAGCTATACTTTTAGCACTAAGTGTCTTGTTATCTTTTGATACTACCTGGTAATGAAATAGCACTTTTGTGATAGCATAGTCATCACCGGCAGTACCGTTAAGCAATATTTGTTTACCCGACACCGTATCGCGGAACTCTTGCAATTGTATCACGGGGTATTCATCGGGTATCACCTTTACATTGTACTGGTAGCTATCTACTACTCCCGCCTGCCTATTGCGCAAGGTCAGTGTGTACGTAGTATCGTTCATGAAGCGATAGTTGGACGCATACATGCTCGATTGTTTCGGCAGTTTCACTGGCTGGCCATCGCCCAGTTTGATGGTTGCTTCGTCTGTATGTTCTGCAATAAAAGCGATGCTCACCAGCGTACCTGCAGGCAGGGTCATATCGCCCAGGCTGCTGCGGGTCTCGTCTTTACGGCCGGTATATGCAGGGTAATCTATCTCTACTTTGAACGCTTTCAAAACAGGTTTCTGCACCACTTTCAGCGTATGCGGCTTAGAGTAGAATCCCGCTGCAAACAGGCGGAAATCAACGGCCTCGGTCACATTCCTGAACGTGTATTTAAAAGTTTCGTTGTCTACTTGCTGCATCGATAGCCTGTCTCCATGTACGTCTACAGACATTTCAGCAGGCAGAGTACTGCCTTTCACTTTTACTAAAAGTGTATAATCGCTGTTGCGCACAGCCTGTAAAGGACTGTTGGTAACAACGAACTCGAAAGGAGCTGGTTTCTCAAATTCTTTTGTGGGCTGTAAGAGGCGTGAGGATGCTTCGCTGAAGATGTTAGGTGCTACCACTAACAATAATACCATTACCAGCACCAGCGGTAATAAGTATGGCAGAAAACGTTTGTTCTTCGAAAGATCGATAGCGTTGGTAATGGGTATTACCGAAAGCTGACCGGCTTTTTGGTTGATGCTGGCTTCTAAAAGCTCTCGGCTGGTTTGTCCGCCATTCTGCTTTTTCAGCTGTAGTATGTTCAGCAGCTTATCGCTTATTTCCGGGAAGTGTTTACCAACAATAACGGCTGCCTGCTCGTGACTGATGGTCTTGCCCAGTCGATTCATGTGGACGATCGGTATGATGATCCAGGCTACTAATGCAGCGGTTCCCAATACAACGAAAGCCGACACGATGGTCACCTTTAGCCATACGGGCATATACAGGAAATACTCGCCAACGCTAACCGCAAGTATGTAAAACAATAAACATATCAGCAGTACCAGCGCACCACGTATTACCTGGTTTGCATAGTATTTGCGGACGAACGCGTCGAGCCGGGATATAAGCCAATCGTAATTATTCATAGTACTCTCTCAAATTTACCATAAGAAATGTAATGGAATTCTTAAATTTTCCTATACGTACATTTGCAGTACAGACGAGGTTAGTTATATGATGCAATTGTACCCGGCTCACGCCGCAGAGGCACTGGAATTTAACAAAGTATGTCAGTTACTGAAACAACATTGCCGCACTGATGCCGCCCGCGAACGGGTGGAAGAGCTGCGTTTTCATACCAGGCTTGATTATGTAGAAAGAGAGCTGCAGCACACCAACGAATTTAAATGGGTGCTGAAAGGCAGTGATTATTTCCCCAACGATTTTACAAGGAATGTACAAAAGGAACTGAGGCTGCTGGCCGTACCCGGAGCGGTACTGACTGGCGAGCAATTGCTGGCCTTCCGCAACCTGGCCCTCAACATCCGCGACATACTGCTGTGGTTCAAGCGACACGACAAACTGTTCCAACACTTGCGGGAGATAGCTGAAAAGATCAGCTACCAGAAAGAGATACCTGATACCATCTCAGCAGTAATAGACGATAATGGCCAGGTGCGCGATACCGCTTCGCGCGAGCTGATGCAGATACGCGCAGAGCTGAGCAGCGCCCGCCAGAACCTGCGGAAAGTTTTTGAATCTGTATTGCGCAAGCTGAACAAACAGGGCTACCTCGCTGATATTTCAGAAGGCTTTTTGAATGGAAGAAGAACGGTTGCCATCAATGCCGAGCACAAACGTATCGTTAAGGGCATCCTTCATGGCGAGAGCGAATCATCACGCACCGTGTTCATCGAGCCGGAGGAAACTATAGAACTTAACAACGAGATCTTTTCACTGGAACGGGCTGAAAGCCGGGAAATACACCGCATACTGGCACAAACCACCGCTACCCTATCGGTATATGCGCCACAGCTGGAAGGTTACTACCATCTTTGCGGCATTTACGATTTCATTCGTGCGAAGGCGCTGCTGGCTATTGACATGAATGCAGAAATGCCTCGCCTTAGTCCACACCCCGGTGTACACCTAGTCAAGGCGCATCACCCGCTGCTATACTTGCATAACAAGCAAACCGGCAAACCGGTCATACCATTATATATTACCCTCGACCGCAACCAACGCGTGCTCATCATTAGCGGACCGAACGCCGGAGGTAAGACAGTATCGATGAAGACGGTGGGCTTGTTGCAGCTGATGGCACAAGCCGGGTTATTGATACCTGCTGATCCACAGTCGGAGATAGGCATCTTCAAGCAATTGATGATACATATTGGCGACACACAGTCGATAGAACATGAGCTGAGTACTTACAGCGCCCACCTGCGCGACATGAAATACTTCATGGACTTTGCGAACGGCAAGACACTGTTTTTTATAGATGAACTAGGTAGCGGCTCTGACCCAAACCTGGGTGGCGCATTTGCTGAAGCTATAGTAGAAGAACTGGCACACAGGCATGCACTGGGTATTATCACGACCCACTACTTGAACCTGAAGGTAATGGCCGGCAAAGTGCAAGGCATTGTAAACGGTGCCATGGCATTCGACGAAGAACACCTGGAGCCTCTTTACCAACTCACAGTGGGCAAGCCAGGAAGTTCGTACACCTTTGCTATTGCGCAACGTAGCGGATTGGCGCCGAAGATCATTGAGCGCGCACGCCAGATAACCGACCGCGGCCACTTTAAGCTCGATAAAATGCTGCACCAGACCGAGCAGCAATCGCAAAAGCTGAAGGAAAAAGAAAAAGAAGTAGACAGGCTGCTAAAGGAAAATGAAAGACTGAAACAGAACTACGAGGAGCTGACCGATAAAGAGAAACTGAAGCAACACTACAACACGCTCAAGCTGCAAAACCAGATCAAGAAAGAAGAACTGGACTACCTGCGTGATATGGAACGCAAGTTCAAACAGATCATCCACGACTGGAAGAAAGCAGAGAACAAACAGGACGTGATAAAGGCAGCGGAAAATGTGCTATTTCGTAAGAAACAGATACAGGCTAATGCCGCCATGGCCCAAAAAGCCGATAAGAACTACGAGGTAGTAGGCAGCGAGCCACAGGTGGGCGACCTGGTGCGCAACAAGATCAACCACCAGGTGGGCACACTAAAAGAAGTACGTGATAAACGTGGTATTGTGAACATTGGCAAGATGCCATTTAACGTAAACCTGGAAGAGTGGATAGTAGTAAGGAAGAAAAGTAATAATGAGGGTAAGAAAAAGAAGAAAAACCAATCGTAACTTCGGAGATGCTCAAAAGCATCTCCTTTTTTCTTGCCAGCTTTCTTCTGTTAGCAATAACATGGGAAATTTTGTTTCCTGACTGGAGATTTGCATCACGGGATTTGCGTGTTGCAGGCACGGTTACGATGCCGTTTATATTTGTTGCACTAGTTGGTTGCCTAATAGCACTTAAATATCGGAGCTGGCAGGCGATAGTCCCGACTTGCCTCTTTCTTGCTATGATCGGTGGTTGCTTTTCGTGGGCATCTTTACATCCCCTCGACTCGCACTCCGAACCTATTGTTGTGGGCGAGCCAACCCAATTATCAAATACTCGGCACGAGATAACTCAAATCGCTTACAACAACAAACACAATCACTGGGAAACGAATACAGCAATCGTCGAAAGAAAGCTTATCTTCCGAAAAGTCATCAGTCAAACCCAATGGCAGCCCTCAACCTATATACCACGCACAGTCTCTAAATAGAGAAAGCGCCGCCAATCTTATGACTTATACTTAACCGCCAAAGGTTGTTGAAACAATAGACACCGCAAATACATAATTTGATAATTTTCAAATAGTTAATAGCTCGTTAAGGCTTCCTAATATGGCGTTTTGTTTATATTATTATGGTTTCACTATTGCGATCTATTCACTCATATGCTAAGAGAGACCACGTTACTCCTGGTTCTATCATTTTCTGTCTTTGTGAAGCAGTCTGCTGCGCAGAACATACAGCAGGAGCTTGACTCACTCACGACAGTATTAAAATCTGCAAAACAAGACACGGCAAAGGTTTCGTTACTAGTGGCTATCTCTCGCAATTACTATAGAACTGACCCGGCCAAAGGTGTAGAATGTGGCAAAAAGGCCTTGGCACTGGCTAACGAACTTGACTACGATTATGGTGTTATGACAGCAAATAATGCCATCGGTCGCTGTTATGCTGTTCAAGACGATCTGACCGAAGCGCTGCAGCATTTCCAGGCTACACTTACCATGGCAAGGAAGCTTAATGATGAAGAATTCACTGGAAATGCGCTCCTTGCAATGGGATTAGTTTATAGCTCCAACCATGAACCACAAAAAGCGCTCGACTATTTTCAGCAGGCAAGAAAAATATACGAGACCCTCGGTATCCCCAGAGTATCGCTCGTGATAAATGGCATCGGGAACTGTTATATGTACATGAACGACTACGAACCGGCGTTAAACTATTTTCTGCAAGGCATAAAGATCGAAGAACAGCTCAAATCCGCTACTCCGCTGCTGGCTACAATGCTTGCAAATGCCGGAGGCGCTAGTCTTGGCCTAAAGAAATACAACGAAGCACTGAGTTTTCTGTTTAAAGCGCTGGAACTACAAAAAAACATGGGCAATACCAGCAGTACAGCCAGCACGTTAAACAATATTGGCAATGCATACCTGGCCATGGGGAAAAACCCCAGCAATTCTTTTCCCGACAGCCTTAGAAATAAGGAGGTCAATTTTCAGAAAGCACTTCATTATGAGAAACAGGCGCTGGCTGTTTGCGAAGAACTCGGCATTCGCGATAAGCTTGTAGATGTATATGCGACAACATCCAACATCTACCGAATGCAAGGCAACCTAAGCGAAGGACTTGTGTACTTTGATAAATATGACGCCCTGAAGGACACACTGGCCCGTGAAAATAACGAGAAGGAATTTGCAAAGATCGAAGCGGAGTTCCGGGTACAAAAAATGACCGACTCACTCAAATACCTTGCGACGCTGAACGAACATGAAGCCGCAGAGCGTAAACTGGAGCGTAACGGATCAATAGTGGTATTGAGTTTGGCGAGCATCATTAGCCTGCTGTTGGTAAACCGCCAGAAACTGAAGCAAATGCAGGGTCGTAAAATGGCCGAGGCCGAGCGCATGCGCGCCGAGGATATGGCTAAACAACAGCTGGCCGACTTCACTCAAAGCATACAGGAGAAAAACGCACTGATCGAAAAATTTTCTGCAGAGATCACCCGCTACCAGGCTTCTGCCTACAACGAACTACCTGAACAAGACAGTTCGCTGGAAGAACTGCAAAGTTCCGTGATCCTGACAGAGGAGCAATGGGTGAACTTCCAATCGCTTTTCGACAAAGTGCACCAGGGTTATATTGGCCGTACTAAAGAAAAATATCCCGCGCTTACGGCGGCGGAATTACGTTTTATAGTATTGAGCAGACTTGAACTCAGCAACAAGGAAATGGCAGCCATGCTGGGCGTAAGCCTTGAAGCAGTACGCACCAACAAACACCGCCTGCTCAAAAAACTGAGTTTACCCGAAGGCGTTTCGCTCTACGATACAGTACACGCGATATAAAAAAACCTTAAGAAAACTTTAAGGCCACATTACCGTCGGGCTAAGCTCGATTGTCTACCTTGGCCGGATGGAATTGCGTGCACCAGTCATATTAATATTACTGAGTAGCATTGTCATACTCAGCTACCTGTTCAACCTCCTCAGCAAGAAAACACGGCTACCATCAGTGTTAATGCTGATAGCAACGGGCATTGGTATTAAATACCTGGCCGCCCACTATGGCTTTGCAGGAGCAGACGTAACCAAGCTTGTGAAGATATTGGGTGCGACGGGGCTTATTATGATCGTGTTGGAGGCAGCATTGGATCTTAAGCTGGGACGCGACAAACTGCGCCTTATTGGCGATTCGTTTTTCTCCGCCTTGTTCATTTTCCTTTTTTCTGCTTTTGGCATTGGCATACTCATCATGCAATGGCTGCATGTGTCATTCGAGCTAGCCTTCCTTTATGCCATACCCATGAGTATCATCAGCAGTGCTATCATCATCCCAAGCACAAGTCATTTTGAAGAAAAAAGGAAAGAGTTTATCATTTATGAATCTTCATTCTCAGACATCGTAGGTATCCTCGCATTTAATTATATGCTTGCGCCTAATGTTGTCAGCCTGGTAACCGCAGGGCGTTTTTTTGTTAATGTAGGGTTGGTCATACTGCTCTCGCTGGCTGCAACTTTTCTGCTTCTATATATAATTCTCAACATAAAGGTGGGCTTAAAATTCTTCCTGATATTTTCTGTGCTGAGTTTTCTGTATGGCCTCGGCGAATTGATACATTTGCCATCCTTGATGATCGTACTCGTTTTTGGACTGGTGATCAACAATTACAATCTCCTTCTGAATACGAAATTCATCAGGCGGTTCGACACTACAGGCATTGACGGCGTGCTGGAAACGATGAGGTCGATAACAGCAGAAACATCCTTTCTCATTCGTACATTTTTCTTCATACTCTTCGGTTATACTATTGACCTTAGTGTTCTTATGCAGCCTGATGTTTGGGAGCTCGGATCAATAATTATTATCATCCTGCTATTAGTACGCTACTTCTATCTCCGTGTCATTTTGAAAACTCCTGCATTTCCGATGCTATTGCTGATGCCTCGCGGCCTGGTGACCATACTATTATTCTATAGCATTCCTGTTAGTAAAAGCATTGGCGGATTCAACAATGGGATATTATTCTTTGTAGTAGCTGTAAGCAGTATATTGATGATGTTCGGCTTGCTCTTCAGCAAGGATAACGGACAATACCTGGAAAAGTCTGAAGAAGCCATATAACATTCGTTGGTACAACCTTTGTGCGAATAACACAAACCTCTCGCCATGGTGTCAAAACTATCAACTGAAGAGATCCGCGAATTCATAGGCGACAACAATATTGCACGGCTGGGTTGCAACGATGGTGAGCGTACTTATGTCGTGCCCATCAATTATTTATACTTCGACAGCTACTTCCTGTGCTTCTCACTGGACGGCATGAAGATCGAAATGATGCGGGATCACCCACTGGTGTGTCTTGAAATAGACCGAATCACCAATGTCAAAGATTGGGTATGTGTTCTGGCATTCGGTCGCTACGAAGAAATTACTGATCCTGCAGGCAGAGCCGAGGCAAAAGAGTATTTCATCAAAGACTATCTCCGGCTAAGAGCTGAACAAACCGAACCAGCACCTGAATCTTCGCGCCCGTCTGCTGAGTTACACCATAAAGAGGTCGTTTACTACCGGATACAAATAGAAGAGCTTTCCGGACGATACGCTAAGCATCTATAATCTCTGCTTTAATATATGCCAGCTTCGCTTTCAACACTATGCTGCTTGCAATCATACTGGTCATACTGATAGCCATCGCGCTTGTATTGCTGCTAGGCAAGAGGCAACGCTATACATACGATGATGACGGCATTGTGATACATGGTTCGGTCAACAAAAAGATATTTTACCGCGACATGCTCGAAGCGAGAAAGATAAGCTGGGACTCGCTTGGACCAACCATGAAATTTGGCCTGCGCATGCCGGGCACGCTATACGGATCGTTTCATTTTCACGAGCTGGGCGAAGTGGTAGTAAGTGTAAACGATGACCGTAAGATGGTCTTCATTCGCACGCGCGATGCACACTACATCATCAGTCCTGAAGACCCCGCAGCTTTTATTAAACACGCCGGGCACTAAGCTTAAAGTGTCACAATGAACTCCGTTCCTTCGTTCACCATGCTTTTCACTTCTACACTGCCACCCAATGCTTCTATTTGAGACTTGGTAAGGAACAACCCCACGCCTTTACTATCGAAGCCGTGGTGAAAAACCTGGTTCAGTTTAAACAGCCTGTCGCCATAGCGGTCAAGATCGATGCCAAGTCCATTATCTTTCACTGAAAGCACTACTCTCCCCTGCATTTTCGTTGTACTCACAATGATCTCCGGCGCTACATCCTTGCGCGAATATTTGATCGCATTGCTGATAAAATTATAAAGGATGCTTTCAAGGTATACTGATGGATAACTTATATCCTTAATTGCCAGCTTGGTCGTTATGCGTGCGTGCTTTTCATACATCACACCACTTAACTGGCTGGTGATGTTCTGCACCATCTGCTCAACGTTACAATCATCGTACTGGATCTTTTTATTCAGGCTGATCTTGGCCACCTCCATCAGGGTGTCGAGATTTTCCGTCAGGGCTTTTGCGCCTTCAACCATTAGGCTGATCGCTTCCTGGTCTGTAAATGCCTCTGCTATTACAAGCGACTCCTCATCATGCGTACCGCCGTGCTTTGCGCTGAGTGCCGAAGCCAGCATATTGATATTACGAGCAGGTCCACGCAAATTGTGCGCAATGATGTAGTTCAGCTCTTCCAGCTGTTGTATTTTGTTAATGAGGCTCACCTTTGTTGCCTCCAACTCTTTATTTTTCCGATTGATCTCGTCAGTCAGCTCTTTGCGCTTAGTTATGTCCACAATCTGTGCTATGACAAATTTTGGAGTATTGTCTGCATTCCACACCATCGATACTGTGAGCAGTACCCAAACTATCTTCTTGCTTTTTGATATGTATCGTTTCTCAAGGTTATAGACCTCTATTTCCTTGTTTAGCATCTGCTTCAGCAAACCCAGATCCAGCTCCAGGTCGTCGGGGTGTGTGATCTCCTGGAAAGTCTTCTGCAATAGCTCTTCTTTAGAATAACCGGTTATCTCACAAACAGAGTTGTTTACGTTCAGCCATTTGCCGAACGGACTTACTAACGCCATACCAATACCAGATGAATCAAAGGCGCTGGTGAACATCTCGTTGCTTGTGCGGAGTGCTTCTTCTGTTCTCACCTTCTCCGTAATATCCACGCCATAACCCACCATTAGTCGCAGATCGCCCTGTTCATCCATCACAGGTTGCAGGCGACGCAGTTTGTAATTTGTATCTCCCTCAGCTGTTGTGAACCTTTCTTCCCACTCTTGTTGCCGGCCGGTATTTCTCACTTCGTCGTATCGCTGCTTACGCCCCTGCGCTATGTCCAAAGGCCTGTTGCGCTCGCGGCAATAGTCGAAATCAGTTTTACCGATCATCCATTTCCTGACCTCAGGGTCTTTTACCGAACGTTCGTTCAGGTACATGAATCGATAGTCTTTGTCGAGCACCGCAATATCGCCGGGCAGCCAGTTCAATATCTGTTCGTAAAAATCTTTTTGTGATTGCAGTTGTTCTTCAAAATCATTGCGAGATTGTTCTGCGCTTTTTCTGGCAGTAATATCGGTATGTGTGCCGATCATTCGCAGCGGCTTGCCATCGGGCGTACGTGATATGACCACTCCCCTGCTCAACACCCATTTATAGCTGCCATCCTTGCACTTCATTTTGAACTCCGAGCTATATGTATTGGTTTCGCCTTTTACGCAGCCTTCAAACAGCCTGGCAGATTCTTCCACATCCTGCAGGTCCACTTTCGACGTCCATTTTTCGACGCTACCCGATATCTCGTCTTTCGAGTAACCAAATATCTCATGCCACCTGTCGGAAAAGTAGATCGTGTTTGCCTGAAGGTTATAATCCCACATACCATCGCCCGATGCATCCAACGCCATCTTCCATTTGTTCTCCATCAGCTCCAGGCGATCCTTGCTGGTAATGTCATCAATAATGAAGTAAGCCAGGTGTTCATCGGCGTGCTGTGGCAGGATGCGCACACTGTATATAACAGGCTGTTTTTTATAAGAGGTTTGAAATTCCAGGTACTGACTCTCCCCGGTACGTAACGCCTTTTTTATCAGCGCAGTAAACTTATCCGCTACTTCTGCAGGGTGAATATCCGACAGTTTATTGCCGCGGTATCGCTCTTCTTCACCCGGATATTTGTCCGTATTGCGCATACGCACGTCGTGTATCATGCCGTCTGCAGACACTTCTGCCACTACCTCGCCAAGGTATTGAATGATATCTAACGAAAGCTTACTATCAGCATGGATGGTCATACAACGCAAATTTACTACGATTGCCTTCCCGCTGAGGTGACCATCATCATTCAAAACAGGGAATTAACATCAGCTCTTATTATTCTTGCAACCGTTTTTTAGCCTACTTTAACGTTCAAATCTGTCCAAATGGCTTACGATGAACAACTTGCCGACCGCATACGCAACCGCCTGGCAGAATTGCCAAATGTGGAAGAAAAAGCCATGATGGGCGGCCTATGCTTCATGTACAACGACAAGATGTGCGTGGGCATTTTCAGGAATGAACTGATGTGCCGTATTGATCCTGAAATAGTTGACGAGGTTCTCAACAAACAAGGCTGTCGCCAAATGGAAATGAACGGCCGCACAATGAAAGGCTATGTGTTGGTAGACGAGACCGGCATGCACACAAAAAAAGACTTCAACTATTGGATAGACCTTTGCCTGGATTTTAACAGTCGCGCAAAGTCATCAAAGAAGAAAAAGAAATAAAAAAGAGGCAACCCTCAGATTTGCCTCTTTTTTATTCGCCTGCAGACCAGTTACTGCGTCTGCATCACCCAGCCGTTTATGAAATCATTGCTGTTGACAGCGGTTCCTGAAGCATTATTAATACAAAATCCAACGGTATAAGTGCCTGCTGGTAGCGTCACCGTTGCTGCAGAGCTTACCACTGATTTCGTAGTAGTCAAAGGCACAAAAAGCCAATTAAAACCTGCGAAGAAGTCTGGTGTGGCTGAGGAGGAGGACAGGTAACACATACCTGACCTCACATTGATAGGCCCTCCAGCTGACAAGCCTAAAACTGCCGCCGCTGCACCAGTCAGTCTTCCACCGCCGGTGGGTATTGTTACGCTGACCGAAGGACCAACAAACACCATTCCCGCATTTGCTGCAATACTAGTTTGGATAAACCCGGCAAATCCCTGGATACCTACAACACCTGTGGGACCCTGAATACCTTGGACACCTTGAATACCTTGAACACCCTGAATACCCGGAGGGCCTTGCGGACCTGGATTTTGCGAATACATCGCATAAGGAACACTTAAAAGTTGTGTAGCTCCAAGAGAAGTGTAGTTAGTGCCACCGGCAGGATCTATTTCTACCATTAAATATTTATCGCCCGCAGCCCAATCAATGCTGTCCATTTCTTTGGTCAGTATAGTACCGCCGCCTACGGCCACATTGTATAAGCCATAGGCATTTGTCGTTACTGTATGCGTTTCCGAATAACGAACAGGCCCCATAGCATTGCTGTCTAATATCGAAAGGCGAAGGCCTAACGCCTGGTTGGCAAGCGGTTGACCAGCGCTATTGCGCGCAATACCCTGGTAATTGAACTTTTTGGGAGGTTGGGCCTGTATACCGAGATACAGCAGGCACAAGACCATTAGTAGAGATAATTGTTTCATGATGGATAGTTTATTGCGATAATTGTTACTTGAGTATTTGAATATTGAATCCGTATGAAGTCGTCTCATTTTTTGCAACTACATCTACAACCAACTTGTATGTTCCAGGTAATAGCGAAGCCACATTGACATCATGCTTTACACTACCAGCGCCATGTTCAAAACTGCGTTCAATTAGCTTCCTGCCCACGACATCATACACCGATATCAACAGCAGGCTACGTGTTTCAAACTCCGGGTATATGATCACATTATCCGTTGCGGGATTGGGATATACTTTGATCGTTTTACCAGAGGCCGTCAAACTTGTGATGCCGGTAAGTGGTGGATGTGGTTGCAGCACCCCTTGTGTAAGTACAACATTCGGCGCAATCGCCGTATTCACCAGGGTCATTTCGCCCACGGCAAAATCAAAACTCTGCACGCCGATAACGCCGCCGCCACCTGCACTTGCGATGATGGACGGCCCGATCGACTGTGCGCCGGCATGCAGGGACAACAGCCAACAGCACGCCAAACAAAACAGCACACGCTTCTTCATAGTTATGGAGTTTATTTACAAAAAATGTTATGTCGTAATCGTAACTGAACACAAATACCTTCTCGCAGATCCTGGCAGAAATGATAAAACAAACTGGTGATAAGCCCCGGTTATCGATGATTCCCTTATTTCATAAAATTATGCAAGAACCGCATCAAAAAATGTGTGGGTTATCCAATAAAATCAACCTGATGTACGTAGCATTTTCGCTATCAGGCGGTCGGCATTTTTCCTTAGAAAACCCTCGTCGGCAAGCGCAGAGCTGTGCGACTCAGCTCCAGGTGGCCTGATTTTATAGCCGTAAAAAATGTGTCTACTGTAACGACATCTACGGAAGCGAAACACAGTGAGCAGCGCTGGGCTGTTGTGCTTGCTATTCTTTTTGTACTGGCTCTGCTGGTACAATTCCCGCAGCGCATCCGGATCTTCCCGCCATTAATTCTTTGTATTATCGTGGCAGCTGAAATGATACCATTGATCATTGTTATGCTGATGCCGCACCTAAGGTTTTGGCAGCGTATCGAACGGACGTCAACGTTGATCTTCTCTGCAGCAGCTACTGTTTTATGTGTCGCAAATCTGGCCACTATTATCAGGGTTATGCTCGACAATAGCCAGGAAATCAGCGGCCTGCTATTACTTATATCGGGCCTCGGCGTGTGGATCATCAACATCGTATCATTCTCTATTTTCTACTGGGCTGTCGACCGCGGTGGTCCTGCGGGTCGATCGGGCAATACGGACAGACTCGCCGACTGGCTATTTCCGCAGGAGGGCGCTCCAAAAGAAGATTACCCTGAGGGTTGGAAACCTGCGTATA
It encodes:
- a CDS encoding cation:proton antiporter, whose translation is MELRAPVILILLSSIVILSYLFNLLSKKTRLPSVLMLIATGIGIKYLAAHYGFAGADVTKLVKILGATGLIMIVLEAALDLKLGRDKLRLIGDSFFSALFIFLFSAFGIGILIMQWLHVSFELAFLYAIPMSIISSAIIIPSTSHFEEKRKEFIIYESSFSDIVGILAFNYMLAPNVVSLVTAGRFFVNVGLVILLSLAATFLLLYIILNIKVGLKFFLIFSVLSFLYGLGELIHLPSLMIVLVFGLVINNYNLLLNTKFIRRFDTTGIDGVLETMRSITAETSFLIRTFFFILFGYTIDLSVLMQPDVWELGSIIIIILLLVRYFYLRVILKTPAFPMLLLMPRGLVTILLFYSIPVSKSIGGFNNGILFFVVAVSSILMMFGLLFSKDNGQYLEKSEEAI
- a CDS encoding pyridoxamine 5'-phosphate oxidase family protein, translated to MVSKLSTEEIREFIGDNNIARLGCNDGERTYVVPINYLYFDSYFLCFSLDGMKIEMMRDHPLVCLEIDRITNVKDWVCVLAFGRYEEITDPAGRAEAKEYFIKDYLRLRAEQTEPAPESSRPSAELHHKEVVYYRIQIEELSGRYAKHL
- a CDS encoding PH domain-containing protein, which gives rise to MLLAIILVILIAIALVLLLGKRQRYTYDDDGIVIHGSVNKKIFYRDMLEARKISWDSLGPTMKFGLRMPGTLYGSFHFHELGEVVVSVNDDRKMVFIRTRDAHYIISPEDPAAFIKHAGH
- a CDS encoding PAS domain S-box protein; this encodes MTIHADSKLSLDIIQYLGEVVAEVSADGMIHDVRMRNTDKYPGEEERYRGNKLSDIHPAEVADKFTALIKKALRTGESQYLEFQTSYKKQPVIYSVRILPQHADEHLAYFIIDDITSKDRLELMENKWKMALDASGDGMWDYNLQANTIYFSDRWHEIFGYSKDEISGSVEKWTSKVDLQDVEESARLFEGCVKGETNTYSSEFKMKCKDGSYKWVLSRGVVISRTPDGKPLRMIGTHTDITARKSAEQSRNDFEEQLQSQKDFYEQILNWLPGDIAVLDKDYRFMYLNERSVKDPEVRKWMIGKTDFDYCRERNRPLDIAQGRKQRYDEVRNTGRQQEWEERFTTAEGDTNYKLRRLQPVMDEQGDLRLMVGYGVDITEKVRTEEALRTSNEMFTSAFDSSGIGMALVSPFGKWLNVNNSVCEITGYSKEELLQKTFQEITHPDDLELDLGLLKQMLNKEIEVYNLEKRYISKSKKIVWVLLTVSMVWNADNTPKFVIAQIVDITKRKELTDEINRKNKELEATKVSLINKIQQLEELNYIIAHNLRGPARNINMLASALSAKHGGTHDEESLVIAEAFTDQEAISLMVEGAKALTENLDTLMEVAKISLNKKIQYDDCNVEQMVQNITSQLSGVMYEKHARITTKLAIKDISYPSVYLESILYNFISNAIKYSRKDVAPEIIVSTTKMQGRVVLSVKDNGLGIDLDRYGDRLFKLNQVFHHGFDSKGVGLFLTKSQIEALGGSVEVKSMVNEGTEFIVTL
- a CDS encoding TfoX/Sxy family protein, with amino-acid sequence MAYDEQLADRIRNRLAELPNVEEKAMMGGLCFMYNDKMCVGIFRNELMCRIDPEIVDEVLNKQGCRQMEMNGRTMKGYVLVDETGMHTKKDFNYWIDLCLDFNSRAKSSKKKKK
- a CDS encoding T9SS type A sorting domain-containing protein is translated as MKKRVLFCLACCWLLSLHAGAQSIGPSIIASAGGGGVIGVQSFDFAVGEMTLVNTAIAPNVVLTQGVLQPHPPLTGITSLTASGKTIKVYPNPATDNVIIYPEFETRSLLLISVYDVVGRKLIERSFEHGAGSVKHDVNVASLLPGTYKLVVDVVAKNETTSYGFNIQILK